From a single Lolium rigidum isolate FL_2022 chromosome 7, APGP_CSIRO_Lrig_0.1, whole genome shotgun sequence genomic region:
- the LOC124676300 gene encoding transcription factor IBH1-like — MDAKGAPLPTPPSPNPSRLASGSASAADAPKPMLAFHFLRALSRVHAGPARRRTRTISRAAYSSMARAAGPRRAWSRALLRQAQARRSTTLASRRAAVLVRRRVVAGPAPPLALPRVTGRSSSSSGETSAARAALLPPPPPAPRQAGEPARSDALRRLVPGGAGMEYCSLLEETADYVRCLRAQVQLMQGLADLFSCQ; from the coding sequence ATGGACGCAAAGGGCGCGCCTTTACCCACCCCGCCGAGCCCTAACCCTAGCCGGCTCGCCAGCGGCAGCGcctccgccgccgacgcgcccaAGCCCATGCTGGCGTTCCACTTCCTGCGCGCGCTCTCCCGCGTGCACGCCGGCCCGGCCAGGCGCCGCACGCGCACCATCAGCCGCGCCGCATACTCCTCCATGGCGCGCGCCGCCGGGCCGCGCCGCGCCTGGAGCCGCGCGCTGCTGCGCCAGGCCCAGGCGCGCAGATCCACCACGCTGGCGTCCAGGCGGGCCGCCGTGCTCGTGCGGAGGCGCGTCGTCGCCGGTCCAGCGCCGCCGCTAGCGCTGCCGCGCGTCAccggcaggagcagcagcagcagcggagaGACGTCCGCGGCTCGGGCGGCGCTcctcccgcctccgcctccggcgcCGCGGCAGGCGGGCGAGCCGGCCAGGAGCGACGCGCTGCGGCGGCTCGTCCCGGGCGGCGCCGGGATGGAGTACTGCAGCCTGCTGGAGGAGACCGCCGACTACGTGCGCTGCCTCCGCGCGCAGGTGCAGCTCATGCAGGGACTCGCCGACCTCTTCTCATGCCAATGA